CGCCAGCCAAGTAGCCGTAGACGGCGTAATCGAACCACTCGACGAAGTTGCCGATGAAGCTGGCAGTGACCACTCGCCGTCGAGTGTCCTTGCTAACTGAATGGATTGCTGTGGGGCTGGAACCGGAGGCTTGAGTTTCCTGCTCGGCTGCCAATGAGGATTCATTGCTCATGTGTCCACCAAAATCATTGGGGTTGCATTGAACGCAACGCTGTTGCATTAGATTATGTGTGTGATGGATCACGGTCAAGAGGGTAAAGCAGCTCATTTTGTGAACAGAGCCAGTTTCGGAGAGTTAATGGGATTGCCAAAAGCGTTGCACTGATCGGCTTCAGGTTGCGCTAATCGCGCGATCCCACTCCAAGCCCCACCACTTGGCAACGTCCGAGCCGATACGGCAGCCCGCGTGGACGCGCGGGACGCGAGAGAGCGATCGGCTCAAACGGGCGGGACGTGAGAGAGCGATCGGCTCAAACGGGCGGGACGTGAGAGAGCGATCGGCTCAAGCAGGCGGGATGTGAGAGAGCGTCGGGAGGGGGCGGGGGTATCCGGCAGCGCGCGTCTAAGGGAGGAACGACCGAGCGCGCAGAGGATAGCCCCGCCCCCTCAGCCCCCGCCGACACTTGACCTGAGAGAGCGATCGGCTCAAGCCGGCGGGACGTGAGGGAGGGTCAGAGGACCTTGCGGATGGTCTCTTCGAAGCTGACTACGTGGTGCAGGGCGAGGTCGGCGGCGCGGTCTTCGTCGCCGTCGGCAATGGCGGTGAGCAAGTCGGCATGCTCGGAGATGTGCCCTGAGACGGACGGCATTTTCTCGAGCATGTGGCACCAGATGCGGGTAGCGAGGTTGTCATAGCGAATGAGGACGTCCTCGAGGTGCGCGTTGGCCGAAGCCTTGTAAATGAGGCGGTGCACCTGGATGTCGTAGCGCATGAGTTCCTGCGAGGTGTTGTCCTGCCCTTCAAGCTCCCGGATGGCGGTGGCAACGGAGCGTAGTTCCATCCGCATCGCAGGGCTGGCCATGCGCGCGGCTTTCCGGGA
This Paenarthrobacter sp. GOM3 DNA region includes the following protein-coding sequences:
- a CDS encoding GntR family transcriptional regulator, with the protein product MSAALEALESAPQGTSLAENAYLLLRDRLIMLDIKPGDPINDGQIATELGIGRTPVREAIKRLESDHLVVSYPRRGTFATGVDITQLAEVSEIRELLEPLASRKAARMASPAMRMELRSVATAIRELEGQDNTSQELMRYDIQVHRLIYKASANAHLEDVLIRYDNLATRIWCHMLEKMPSVSGHISEHADLLTAIADGDEDRAADLALHHVVSFEETIRKVL